The DNA window AAATGTTGGGCTTGGATCCTGGTAGAGATGTAAAGTTCAATTGGGCCCTAAGAAGAAAACACGAATTATTTCatgttaataacaatattgaagaaaattttatttttcaagacaacgaaaataatattcctGTTCAGAATTGTAAAAAATCTCTGGGATGTTGTGTAATAGGCGAAAACAAAGTTATTTATCATCTTTTTGAGAGTTTAAAATAAGCAAGTGTGAAATGTGTACATTATGAACAtatagttattattactactgtTATGAAAAGTAGTTAGTTGACTTGATATTagaatttcaaataaaattgtatttGAAGATCAATTCTAGAATATATGACCCaatacatttatttttattttatgaaaataaataaataaataataaaaaaatttttctttttttttttttttttttttcattgataTTAACATGGTAATGACGATAATAGTTACAGCACAAAGCATGActttaatttgaaaatattaaaaatggtttatattatgatttttagcttgtaaaaaaaaaaaaaataaaataaaaataatggactaaaataaactattattgttctagcttcaatattttcttcaaattcTCATAACATAAATAACTAATGGAAACAGCAGGACAAACTTTAGCTATATTGGGCACTAATCCCTTAAATAAACCTTGGTACCCTTCGCGTGCTACAGTTTTACGGAAAACATCGAAAAAGCCATTATATGTGTAAGGATGAGCAAAAGTACCTTGGGCTTGCAATCTGGttcttaataaattaatggGGTAAACTAAAGTGGCCCCCACAGTTCCACTGAATGCACCCATAGGTAATACTATAAAATTACTTAAAGTCACATCTTCCACTGGAACATGTCGTTTTAAAGCTTCCCTTTGAAtaaaccatttttttaatgcaGTAAAGGTGCCTAAATCCAAAGCAGCATATGGGAAAATCCCCATAACACCCACACCAACACCTCTGTAAAAAATCCTCAATCCTCCACCATTATTATACATTTCCTTAGCGGTGGTTATTAACAGTTTGTTTCCCTTTAACTTGTTATCTAATGGTGCACATTGCATTCTATACTTCAAAGTATCAATTGGGTAAACACTGAATTGGGCCATAACACCAGCCATCCCACCAGCTAAATAAGTTGAAAATTTAGACAATTCATCAAGATTGTTGGCACCTTCTAAAGTAGCCATCATTTTCTTAGTTAGTTCAAAAGAACCAAATTTAATAGCACTTTCAGGGAAAACTTTTATGACGTTTAGTCCATTACCGACGTAAAATGATTTTAAGCCACCTTGTCTATAAATAGTCTTGATAGCTTTAACTAGAGGCGACTGTATTTTAGATAAATCGGAAGTTGGATGCTTTGCGTGGGCTGCTAAAGCACTTTTAGAGTTTAATAGTGTGGAAGATAAATCTGTTCTTGCAATaagaaaaactttaataCGATCGAATGGGGCGGTACATGTTCTGGAAATAACACCTGATAATCCGCCGGCTATGAAGAACCCACCACCCTTGATAAAATCGTTAATAAGCGTCATATCACCTTCACTGGATAGATCCACATCttcattaaataaataaaaggaaTAATAACTATAAGCTGTGTGTAATCGAGAGCCTTGTTTTCTGGgcataaaaattaaaaaatttctcCATTGATTGTAAGTTATGGTATTGGGTAAACTATCTGTTATTTTAGTATTACtgctattgttattattatcggTTTTAAGActctgttgctgttgttgttcttgttgttcCTGTTGTTCCGATTTTTGGTGATGGTTATGCTGTAGTATAtcctgttgttgttgctttGTACTTTTAAAAGCCcatgaaataaaatttttgaaattattttttttactttgaAGATTATTGTGGTTTTCTGGCATGTTTGTATTTGTATCTTTGTCCGACATTTGAAGTTTTCCACTATTAGCAGACAAATCTATGGTATCATTTCCCAATGACTGCTCTTTTTCAGCTAGATATTTCATAATTTCTTCTGAATTTACTTTTCcatctttatctttatcaattttatcaaatccATTTTTGATTTCTTGCTCCGCTTTCAAGACATATCGAACAAAATCATGGTAATCTATAATATGATCATGATTGATATCTATGTTATTAAAGATAGTTGTTATAGCGTCATCATTATCTTTAAATGGATGATTCGAGAATTGGaatgctttttttaatgtttttaaatctaCTTTGCctgttttatttacatCAATTGAATTGTATAATCCCTTAAAGCGTTCATCTTTTTGCTTAATGGTTTCTGTAGATGGATCgacattattaaaattatcagccatattattaatgttttttttttttttttttttt is part of the Saccharomycodes ludwigii strain NBRC 1722 chromosome III, whole genome shotgun sequence genome and encodes:
- the SAL1 gene encoding Ca(2+)-binding ATP:ADP antiporter SAL1 (similar to Saccharomyces cerevisiae YNL083W | SAL1 | Suppressor of Aac2 Lethality); the protein is MADNFNNVDPSTETIKQKDERFKGLYNSIDVNKTGKVDLKTLKKAFQFSNHPFKDNDDAITTIFNNIDINHDHIIDYHDFVRYVLKAEQEIKNGFDKIDKDKDGKVNSEEIMKYLAEKEQSLGNDTIDLSANSGKLQMSDKDTNTNMPENHNNLQSKKNNFKNFISWAFKSTKQQQQDILQHNHHQKSEQQEQQEQQQQQSLKTDNNNNSSNTKITDSLPNTITYNQWRNFLIFMPRKQGSRLHTAYSYYSFYLFNEDVDLSSEGDMTLINDFIKGGGFFIAGGLSGVISRTCTAPFDRIKVFLIARTDLSSTLLNSKSALAAHAKHPTSDLSKIQSPLVKAIKTIYRQGGLKSFYVGNGLNVIKVFPESAIKFGSFELTKKMMATLEGANNLDELSKFSTYLAGGMAGVMAQFSVYPIDTLKYRMQCAPLDNKLKGNKLLITTAKEMYNNGGGLRIFYRGVGVGVMGIFPYAALDLGTFTALKKWFIQREALKRHVPVEDVTLSNFIVLPMGAFSGTVGATLVYPINLLRTRLQAQGTFAHPYTYNGFFDVFRKTVAREGYQGLFKGLVPNIAKVCPAVSISYLCYENLKKILKLEQ